A single window of Vanessa tameamea isolate UH-Manoa-2023 chromosome 5, ilVanTame1 primary haplotype, whole genome shotgun sequence DNA harbors:
- the LOC113404454 gene encoding cell division cycle 7-related protein kinase-like translates to MSRIRGIEAKVLKIHKDYKDSLLNLETRKNKSNKSSKKKNESSLSYKNDVEKLQINELLYKLPKLDAIFDVHRKIGEGTFSSVYLGSLKQHSGLSDAQKPWFAIKHLVPTAHPARIEHELRCLQDMGGKHNVIGVELCLRHLDTIVFVMPYIPHKKFSEYVGDMDAEEVRQYMRALMVALRHVHSFGVIHRDVKPSNFLYDRENKRYLLVDFGLAQRVWTREEPPAALPPPAHSATVPCKRPRDEDDSIPNAKRMALDLSVRAKCNNVSASAPKRPVLPKVQIPRQIITKNPPPAHAGERCPCACANVGGVCGACATRVAARAPRAGTQGFRPPEVLLKSPRQGTAVDTWAAGVVLASLLTARYPFFRAGDDVSALAELADLLGTEPLQRTAEALGRRVVTSAQWRGLCLRKLAERLRGPARVAVPTPGPTCRHCRLPSPQCLCRDESKPADAFDAAATVAGFPDAAFALLARLLDADPRSRLSAAAALAHPFLAPSS, encoded by the exons ATGTCGAGAATACGAGGTATAGAGGCTAAAGTGCTAAAAATACACAAGGACTACAAGGATTCTTTACTCAACTTAGAAACTCGGAAAAATAAGAGCAATAAATCGAGTAAAAAGAAAAACGAATCTTCGTTAAGTTACAAAAATGACGTAGAAA AGCTCCAAATAAATGAGTTGTTGTATAAACTGCCAAAGCTAGACGCAATATTCGACGTACATCGTAAAATTGGCGAGGGAACTTTCAGCTCTGTCTATCTGGGTTCTTTAAAACAACACTCAGGACTATCCGATGCACAAAAGCCATGGTTCGCAATAAAGCATTTGGTGCCCACCGCGCATCCGGCACGGATCGAGCACGAGCTGAGATGTCTTCAAGATATGGG TGGGAAACATAATGTAATAGGAGTCGAACTGTGTCTACGGCATCTTGACACTATTGTATTTGTGATGCCTTACATACCTCATAAAAAGTTTTCT GAATATGTTGGTGATATGGATGCTGAGGAGGTGCGGCAATACATGCGGGCACTAATGGTGGCTTTGCGTCATGTGCACTCATTTGGTGTGATTCACAGAGATGTTAAGCCCAGTAACTTTCTGTATGATAGAGAAAATAAAAG GTACTTATTGGTAGACTTTGGTCTAGCGCAGCGCGTCTGGACGCGCGAGGAACCCCCCGCCGCGTTGCCGCCGCCCGCGCACTCCGCCACAGTGCCTTGCAAGCGACCCCGGGACGAG GATGACTCGATCCCAAACGCTAAGAGGATGGCCTTAGATTTGTCCGTTCGTGCGAAGTGCAACAATGTCTCCGCCTCTGCGCCAAAACGACCAGTCTTACCAAAGGTGCAAATTCCGAGACAGATCATAACAAAG AACCCCCCGCCGGCGCACGCGGGCGAGCGCTGCCCGTGCGCGTGCGCCAACGTGGGCGGCGTGTGCGGCGCGTGCGCGACGCGCGTGGCTGCGCGGGCTCCGCGCGCCGGCACGCAGGGCTTCCGGCCGCCCGAGGTGCTGCTGAAGAGCCCGCGCCAGGGCACGGCCGTGGACACGTGGGCGGCAGGCGTGGTGCTGGCCAGCCTCCTCACGGCGCGCTATCCGTTCTTCCGCGCCGGGGACGACGTGTCCGCGCTGGCAGAACTCGCGGATCTTCTGGGTACTGAGCCGCTGCAGCGAACGGCCGAGGCACTAG GTCGTCGCGTAGTGACTTCGGCGCAGTGGCGTGGCCTGTGCCTGCGTAAGCTGGCGGAGCGTCTGCGAGGCCCGGCGCGTGTGGCGGTACCGACTCCGGGGCCCACGTGCCGACACTGCCGACTGCCTTCGCCGCAATGTCTCTGTAGGGACGAGTCTAAACCA GCGGACGCCTTCGACGCGGCGGCGACGGTGGCGGGCTTCCCGGACGCGGCCTTCGCGCTGCTGGCGCGGCTGCTGGACGCCGACCCGCGCTCGCGCCtgtcggcggcggcggcgctggCGCACCCCTTCCTGGCGCCGTCGAGCTAG
- the LOC113404455 gene encoding protein OPI10 homolog, translating into MANIFGLIVSGRLVQTDFTPVSETSLITTILDVDSINHAVVFLTGTTPLPVGTVAVVYWSWPDPNAPPNWQPLGHISNAKPSAIFKISNLKKLHELSSENKFMSAFGQQQICNNAQIGISIEPETNAQLLPNSEAQQAHSYVTFAQKMLEHLVNFVASFSVTQDQMTPTPGVSYIPLNTLHTWYQNFERRLQQNPNFWKSN; encoded by the exons ATGGCTAACATATTCGGTTTGATTGTGTCGGGACGACTA GTACAGACGGATTTCACGCCTGTGTCTGAAACGAGTCTTATTACAACTATCCTGGACGTAGACTCGATAAACCACGCGGTGGTATTTCTGACAGGGACGACGCCGCTGCCGGTCGGCACGGTCGCTGTGGTCTACTGGAGCTGGCCGGACCCTAACGCGCCTCCTAACTGGCAACCTTTAGGGCACATTTCCAACGCTAAACCCTCAGCTATATTTAAGATATCTAATTTGAAAAAACTACATGAACTCTCTA gtGAAAACAAATTTATGAGTGCTTTTGGCCAACAACAAATCTGCAATAATGCCCAGATTGGAATTTCTATAGAACCAGAAACAAATGCTCAACTCCTTCCAAACTCAGAG gCACAACAGGCACATTCGTATGTCACATTTGCACAAAAAATGTTGGAACATTTAGTTAATTTTGTAGCATCATTCTCTGTAACTCAAGATCAAATGACACCAACTCCTGGTGTCTCTTACATACCTCTCAATACCTTGCACACCTGGTACCAAAACTTTGAAAGGCGGTTGCAGCAGAACCCTAACTTCTGGAAAAGTAATTAG